Proteins encoded together in one Telopea speciosissima isolate NSW1024214 ecotype Mountain lineage chromosome 4, Tspe_v1, whole genome shotgun sequence window:
- the LOC122659079 gene encoding protein DETOXIFICATION 27-like — MQFNNGITGEESVPLLQKIPSIRQNEEEEDLGKRVWIESKLLWHIVGPAIFSRVSSFSMNVITQAFAGHLGDLELASLSIANNVIVGFNFGLLLGMASALETLCGQAFGAKKFHMLGIYMQRSWIVLFLCSVLLLPMYIFATPILKLMGQPEDVAEQSGMVALWLIPLHFSFAFQFPLQRFLQCQLKTAVIAWVSLVAFIVHVFVSWLFVYGFKLGLVGTAITLNFSWWILVFGLLAYTICGGCPLSWTGFSVQAFSGLWDFLKLSAAAGVMLCLENWYYRIIILMTGNLKNAKLAVDALSICMTINGWEMMIPLAFFAATGVRVANELGAGNGKGAKFATKVSVVTSTIIGLIFGVLIMIFHSNFAIIFTSSYQVITAVDKLSVLLVFTILLNSVQPVLSGVAIGSGWQGFVAYINLGCYYIIGVPFGVLLGWFFNLGVEGIWIGMICGTGVQTLVLSIITIRCDWDNEAKKATLAVEKWAKSDVADGENQITQ, encoded by the exons ATGCAattcaacaatggcataacaGGGGAAGAATCTGTTCCTTTGTTGCAGAAAATACCATCAATAAGACAGAACGAAGAAGAGGAGGATTTAGGGAAAAGGGTTTGGATCGAATCAAAACTGCTATGGCACATCGTTGGTCCAGCCATCTTCAGCCGTGTCTCCTCCTTCTCTATGAATGTCATCACCCAAGCCTTCGCTGGCCATCTTGGTGATCTCGAGCTCGCTTCCCTCTCCATCGCCAATAATGTCATTGTTGGCTTCAATTTCGGTCTTTTG TTAGGAATGGCAAGTGCATTGGAGACACTATGTGGTCAGGCATTTGGAGCCAAGAAATTCCATATGTTGGGAATCTATATGCAGAGATCATGGATTGTTCTGTTTCTCTGCTCTGTTTTGCTTCTGCCCATGTACATATTTGCCACTCCTATTCTGAAATTGATGGGGCAACCGGAGGATGTGGCGGAGCAGTCGGGTATGGTGGCCCTCTGGCTTATCCCTCTCCATTTTAGCTTTGCATTCCAGTTTCCTTTGCAGAGGTTCTTGCAATGCCAGCTTAAGACTGCAGTGATTGCCTGGGTTTCCCTGGTGGCTTTCATTGTTCATGTATTTGTGAGTTGGCTTTTTGTGTATGGCTTCAAGCTTGGCTTGGTGGGAACTGCTATTACCCTTAACTTCTCATGGTGGATTCTGGTTTTTGGATTGTTGGCTTACACCATTTGTGGTGGGTGTCCTCTCTCTTGGACTGGTTTCTCTGTTCAAGCTTTCTCTGGCCTTTGGGATTTCCTCAAGCTCTCTGCAGCTGCAGGTGTCATGCTCTG CTTGGAGAACTGGTATTACAGAATAATTATATTGATGACAGGGAATCTGAAGAACGCAAAGCTTGCAGTTGATGCTCTGTCCATCTG CATGACCATTAATGGATGGGAAATGATGATTCCATTGGCGTTCTTTGCGGCAACTGG AGTAAGGGTTGCAAACGAGCTAGGAGCAGGGAATGGGAAAGGAGCAAAGTTTGCAACAAAAGTATCAGTGGTGACATCTACAATAATAGGTCTCATATTTGGTGTTCTAATTATGATATTCCACAGCAACTTTGCAATTATCTTCACTTCCAGCTACCAAGTTATTACTGCTGTCGACAAGCTCTCTGTCCTCTTGGTCTTCACCATTCTCCTCAACAGCGTTCAACCAGTTCTCTCTG GAGTGGCTATTGGATCGGGATGGCAAGGTTTTGTGGCCTACATAAATTTGGGTTGCTACTACATCATTGGGGTCCCTTTCGGTGTTTTATTGGGATGGTTCTTTAATCTTGGAGTCGAG GGTATCTGGATTGGGATGATTTGTGGGACCGGGGTGCAAACATTGGTATTGTCCATCATCACCATTCGTTGCGACTGGGATAATGAG